One Fibrobacterota bacterium genomic window carries:
- a CDS encoding translocation/assembly module TamB domain-containing protein has translation MGRWLKRIAIGVAAFGLCLFLAVWFGGRWSVQHYLAKESKAGPGAFRFYSPRFRWSLDLDADSAVYESPTVDVRAKGIRLSADLFGSLFHFQPWARVRLDSVFIRVRPGPDTIARSKSDTAKAHRDSIPFPVFKIPGNAYFRIKRLVVRDTASDSLAPLADVEGLKARTRGGYYVSLQIASIKARATGGLVHRLRASADWAGRDSLAASIAWGRGQDSASLEARLSKADLLRLNGTLRARVASTRPYAQALGLPATLPRGEAIALDAELGRSRELTARVKLGLRVAGLPRTLPLSLPDQAVSLRFDFGGRAGQWSLRASGGGTQTELQGGLAVAAGAKAGHPTDSLAFPAFLARHAQVTLRGRLRGFRAAVGGKTLPADLDVEDAHVSPEAVKASLVTGDGSRVEVDLRRTRVTVSPLPPWEGAFSLDAAPHEAWMLAFTDTNVVFAQARIAGDVRQGAVDATLEARGVRAYGVLADSLRAVFRYARNDIVLGPARLWRRGAAWDLSGRAETGKAGPPATVRLANPEFGSLQASQPGPGKVEVHARNLAPDHLPYRGLDSLAAYGPRLTTDFVWDRKARAGSLALAAEGRYRKDAVAASLRAAWDAERMDLREANASLGGNALSASGRVRLHGRQFYELKGVGPADVEEASLRAERFDLAKALAAFLPTPPLRSGQLDGALGFASGKGFHGTWRATGLALAGEERSFAIKEASVTGRGDTLIIRGVSVSDAEPLFRDSLAVALSGVLGKEQSIRVRDRAGQDITLAFDGGLTDFRDLKGRLSLRGGATLPGGSGNLSNVRLQADVILPLKDGLKGLQLTADTLLATYAVPGLDTQVISASVRMRAGKVDVPHLTLTGRDGAQLQGGLEFDPNGRRLGADLSGSRLSAQFGGDKVQLRELAAHLQMDSTQMIAQIAVGSGSFEHAKSALRAAGDVSRLTAYYRAPLGSKAKQTGGAIPLLRLSATLDSSDVRYRIHTTMEGLLNIFRKQGQRRTVARRAKPMQVDINVETSGRGNTIVTDVLRVSYVGNLSMVGTYPYALMRGRVTSISGGIGTKSQAYDIKNMEIKWLNAPLEEGELNLNAEKRLARVCDTVTTDSCAIRLNLTGPLSEIKFAYDSDCRGGFGSGGADVGAMLFSIQRGCYSPSASTSAGGLTYQEQALGLLDIYSSGKLSEGLGWLSGNWIQSAQVSGMASLAHSRSSTPTDTSSANLGVELLSKEFWRLRFRAKSAYNLQNADQFNPWSYRVGVEWRAPAFRLVQDPVWRARLKNHITVDASVFTDPSHSVQADNQDNLRQRLGLNYDYNWWGFWWAKRRPPIVAKPSDAGPAPRPASDTSAARKASAVPDAAR, from the coding sequence ATGGGCAGATGGTTGAAACGGATCGCGATAGGAGTGGCCGCCTTCGGGCTTTGCCTGTTCCTTGCGGTATGGTTCGGCGGACGTTGGTCGGTTCAACACTACTTGGCGAAGGAATCGAAAGCGGGGCCGGGCGCCTTCCGGTTTTATTCCCCTCGCTTCCGCTGGAGCCTCGATCTGGATGCGGATTCGGCCGTGTACGAGAGCCCTACCGTGGACGTGAGGGCGAAGGGGATTCGGCTCTCCGCGGATCTGTTCGGCAGCCTTTTCCATTTCCAGCCATGGGCCCGCGTGCGGTTGGACAGCGTTTTCATCCGCGTGCGGCCGGGCCCGGATACGATCGCGCGATCGAAATCGGATACGGCCAAGGCGCATCGCGACTCCATCCCTTTTCCCGTATTTAAGATTCCCGGTAACGCATACTTTCGCATCAAGCGCCTGGTGGTGCGCGATACCGCCTCCGATTCCCTGGCCCCGCTGGCGGATGTGGAAGGGCTCAAGGCGCGGACCCGCGGAGGGTATTACGTCTCTCTGCAGATAGCGTCGATCAAGGCCCGGGCCACGGGAGGCCTGGTCCATCGCTTGCGGGCGTCGGCCGATTGGGCCGGCCGGGATAGCCTGGCCGCTTCCATCGCTTGGGGACGCGGCCAGGACAGCGCTTCCCTCGAAGCCCGCCTGTCCAAAGCCGATCTGTTGCGTCTTAACGGAACGCTGCGCGCGCGCGTCGCTTCCACGCGTCCCTACGCGCAAGCCTTGGGGCTTCCCGCGACCCTGCCGCGAGGGGAAGCTATCGCCCTCGACGCGGAGTTGGGCCGCTCCCGGGAGCTGACGGCCCGGGTGAAGTTGGGGCTGCGCGTCGCCGGTCTACCGCGGACACTCCCTTTAAGCCTTCCGGACCAGGCGGTGTCCCTGCGTTTCGATTTCGGCGGGCGCGCCGGCCAATGGTCCCTGCGCGCCAGCGGGGGCGGGACCCAAACGGAATTGCAAGGCGGCCTGGCGGTCGCGGCCGGGGCCAAGGCGGGCCATCCAACCGATTCCCTCGCCTTTCCCGCCTTCCTGGCCCGTCACGCCCAGGTTACCCTTCGCGGCCGCCTGCGCGGCTTCCGGGCCGCGGTGGGCGGGAAGACCCTGCCGGCCGATCTGGACGTGGAAGATGCGCATGTCTCGCCGGAGGCCGTCAAGGCGTCGCTGGTGACCGGGGACGGTTCCCGCGTGGAGGTCGATTTGCGGCGTACACGCGTTACGGTATCCCCCTTGCCGCCCTGGGAAGGCGCCTTCTCGCTGGACGCGGCCCCGCACGAAGCCTGGATGCTGGCTTTCACGGATACCAACGTGGTTTTCGCTCAAGCGCGCATCGCCGGCGATGTCCGCCAGGGCGCGGTCGACGCGACCCTGGAGGCGCGCGGCGTAAGGGCCTACGGGGTGCTGGCCGATTCCCTGCGGGCGGTTTTCCGCTACGCCCGGAACGATATCGTGCTCGGGCCCGCTCGTTTATGGCGGAGAGGCGCGGCGTGGGATCTGTCGGGACGGGCGGAGACGGGTAAGGCGGGGCCCCCGGCCACGGTCCGCCTCGCGAATCCGGAATTCGGATCGTTGCAAGCGTCACAGCCGGGACCGGGGAAGGTGGAGGTCCATGCGCGTAACTTGGCTCCGGATCACTTGCCTTATCGCGGACTGGATTCCCTGGCCGCCTACGGCCCGCGCCTCACGACCGATTTCGTTTGGGATCGGAAAGCGCGCGCGGGTTCCCTCGCCTTGGCCGCGGAGGGGCGTTACCGCAAGGACGCGGTGGCCGCATCCTTGCGCGCGGCCTGGGACGCGGAGCGGATGGACTTGCGGGAGGCGAACGCATCCTTGGGGGGCAATGCCCTTTCCGCTTCGGGCCGCGTGCGCCTGCATGGGCGGCAATTCTACGAGCTGAAAGGCGTGGGCCCGGCCGACGTGGAGGAGGCTTCCCTGAGGGCCGAGCGCTTCGATCTGGCCAAGGCCCTGGCCGCCTTCCTGCCTACGCCGCCTTTACGCTCGGGGCAATTGGACGGCGCTCTCGGCTTCGCCTCGGGAAAAGGCTTCCACGGGACCTGGCGGGCGACGGGCCTGGCTTTGGCAGGCGAGGAACGATCCTTCGCCATCAAGGAAGCGTCCGTGACGGGACGCGGGGATACCCTGATCATCCGCGGCGTTTCCGTTTCGGATGCGGAACCTTTGTTCCGGGACTCGCTGGCCGTGGCCTTGTCGGGCGTGCTGGGAAAGGAGCAATCGATCAGGGTGCGGGACCGGGCCGGACAGGACATCACCCTCGCTTTCGATGGCGGGCTCACCGACTTCCGCGATCTCAAGGGCCGCCTGTCCCTGCGGGGCGGCGCGACCCTGCCCGGCGGTTCCGGGAACTTGAGCAACGTGCGTTTGCAAGCGGACGTCATCTTGCCCTTGAAGGACGGCCTCAAGGGCCTGCAACTCACCGCCGACACCTTGCTCGCCACCTACGCGGTGCCGGGTTTGGATACCCAGGTCATTTCGGCTTCCGTGCGCATGCGCGCCGGCAAGGTGGATGTTCCGCATCTCACCCTTACCGGACGCGACGGGGCGCAATTGCAGGGCGGATTGGAATTCGATCCCAACGGCCGCCGCCTCGGCGCGGACCTGTCCGGCAGCCGGCTCTCGGCGCAATTCGGCGGCGACAAGGTGCAACTTCGGGAGCTGGCCGCCCACTTGCAAATGGACTCCACCCAGATGATCGCGCAGATCGCGGTCGGGTCGGGATCCTTCGAGCACGCGAAGTCGGCCCTGCGCGCCGCCGGCGACGTTTCCCGCCTCACCGCCTATTACCGCGCCCCGCTGGGATCCAAGGCCAAACAGACCGGCGGGGCCATCCCGCTCCTGCGCTTATCGGCCACGCTGGATTCATCCGACGTGCGGTATCGCATCCACACCACCATGGAAGGGCTGCTGAACATCTTCCGCAAGCAGGGGCAGCGCCGGACGGTGGCGCGGCGGGCCAAGCCGATGCAGGTGGATATCAACGTGGAAACCTCGGGGCGCGGCAATACCATCGTGACCGATGTACTGCGGGTTTCCTATGTGGGGAACCTCAGCATGGTCGGCACTTATCCATACGCTCTCATGCGCGGCCGGGTGACTTCGATATCGGGCGGCATCGGCACCAAGAGCCAGGCCTACGACATCAAGAACATGGAGATCAAATGGCTCAACGCCCCCCTGGAGGAAGGCGAGCTGAACCTGAATGCCGAGAAGCGCCTGGCCCGCGTTTGCGACACCGTCACAACCGATTCCTGCGCCATCCGCTTAAACCTCACCGGGCCGCTTTCCGAGATCAAATTCGCCTATGATAGCGATTGCCGCGGAGGCTTCGGGAGCGGCGGCGCGGACGTAGGGGCCATGCTCTTCTCGATCCAGCGCGGGTGCTATTCGCCCTCCGCGTCGACCAGCGCGGGCGGCCTCACCTACCAGGAACAAGCCTTGGGATTGCTGGATATTTACTCGAGCGGTAAGTTGTCCGAAGGCTTAGGCTGGCTATCGGGGAATTGGATCCAAAGCGCGCAGGTTTCCGGCATGGCCTCGCTGGCGCATTCCCGCAGCAGCACGCCTACCGACACCTCCAGCGCGAATTTGGGCGTCGAGCTCCTGAGCAAGGAATTCTGGCGCTTGCGCTTTCGCGCCAAGTCGGCCTATAACCTGCAAAACGCCGATCAATTCAATCCCTGGAGCTACCGCGTGGGCGTGGAATGGCGCGCGCCCGCCTTCCGCCTGGTGCAGGATCCCGTCTGGCGCGCGCGCCTCAAGAACCACATTACCGTGGACGCCTCGGTCTTCACTGATCCCTCCCACAGCGTACAGGCGGACAATCAAGATAACCTGCGCCAGCGGCTGGGCCTCAACTACGATTACAATTGGTGGGGCTTTTGGTGGGCCAAGCGCCGCCCTCCCATCGTCGCCAAACCTTCCGATGCGGGCCCCGCGCCGCGCCCCGCCTCCGATACCTCCGCTGCGCGCAAGGCTTCCGCCGTTCCGGACGCCGCCCGATGA